From Pristiophorus japonicus isolate sPriJap1 chromosome 7, sPriJap1.hap1, whole genome shotgun sequence, one genomic window encodes:
- the rnaseh1 gene encoding ribonuclease H1 isoform X2, giving the protein MRDECKKQVDKFPCASFKKFATEEDAWSFVGTTASSSQPASTECSGQSRSAAEESKPQNCGGEKRSHNSSDADDEPCTKRFRSTKLVSDSGQKFTYMGDAVAVYTDGCCHGNGQNRARAGIGVYWGPGHSLNLSERLSGRQTNQRAEIVAACRAIEQAKELNIEKLVIFTDSMFTINGITKWIKSWKSNGWKPSSGGSVINKEDFERLDKLTSGINIEWMHVPGHAGFTGNEAADCLAKDGASKPPC; this is encoded by the exons ATGCG GGATGAATGTAAAAAACAAGTAGACAAATTTCCCTGTGCCAGTTTCAAGAAGTTTGCTACTGAAGAAGATGCATGGTCTTTTGTAGGTACTACGGCTTCAAGTTCACAACCTGCCTCAACAG AATGTAGTGGCCAAAGCAGGTCTGCTGCTGAAGAGTCTAAACCACAGAACTGTGGTGGGGAAAAACGTTCACACAATTCCTCTGATGCTGATGATGAACCGTGCACAAAACGGTTCAGAAGTACAAAGTTAGTCAGTGACTCAGGACAGAAGTTTACTTACATGG GAGATGCTGTTGCAGTTTACACAGATGGCTGCTGTCATGGTAATGGGCAGAACCGAGCTCGAGCTGGAATCGGGGTGTACTGGGGACCTGGTCATTCCCT AAATCTAAGTGAAAGACTTTCAGGAAGACAGACCAACCAAAGGGCAGAAATAGTT GCAGCTTGTCGGGCAATTGAGCAAGCAAAGGAACTCAATATTGAAAAACTGGTTATTTTCACAGATAGCATGTTTACAATCAATG GTATCACAAAATGGATCAAATCTTGGAAGAGTAATGGCTGGAAGCCTAGTTCTGGAGGATCAGTAATCAACAAAGAGGACTTTGAAAGACTTGACAAATTGACCTCCGGTATAAATATTGAATGG ATGCATGTGCCAGGTCATGCTGGTTTCACTGGAAATGAAGCAGCAGACTGTCTAGCTAAGGATGGAGCCTCCAAGCCACCATGTTAA
- the rnaseh1 gene encoding ribonuclease H1 isoform X1 has translation MWRLIAALSVGMKGTFHYAVRVGRSPGVYATWDECKKQVDKFPCASFKKFATEEDAWSFVGTTASSSQPASTECSGQSRSAAEESKPQNCGGEKRSHNSSDADDEPCTKRFRSTKLVSDSGQKFTYMGDAVAVYTDGCCHGNGQNRARAGIGVYWGPGHSLNLSERLSGRQTNQRAEIVAACRAIEQAKELNIEKLVIFTDSMFTINGITKWIKSWKSNGWKPSSGGSVINKEDFERLDKLTSGINIEWMHVPGHAGFTGNEAADCLAKDGASKPPC, from the exons ATGTGGCGGCTGATCGCAGCGCTGTCGGTCGGGATGAAGGGAACGTTTCACTATGCGGTGAGGGTCGGGAGGAGCCCCGGAGTGTACGCaacctg GGATGAATGTAAAAAACAAGTAGACAAATTTCCCTGTGCCAGTTTCAAGAAGTTTGCTACTGAAGAAGATGCATGGTCTTTTGTAGGTACTACGGCTTCAAGTTCACAACCTGCCTCAACAG AATGTAGTGGCCAAAGCAGGTCTGCTGCTGAAGAGTCTAAACCACAGAACTGTGGTGGGGAAAAACGTTCACACAATTCCTCTGATGCTGATGATGAACCGTGCACAAAACGGTTCAGAAGTACAAAGTTAGTCAGTGACTCAGGACAGAAGTTTACTTACATGG GAGATGCTGTTGCAGTTTACACAGATGGCTGCTGTCATGGTAATGGGCAGAACCGAGCTCGAGCTGGAATCGGGGTGTACTGGGGACCTGGTCATTCCCT AAATCTAAGTGAAAGACTTTCAGGAAGACAGACCAACCAAAGGGCAGAAATAGTT GCAGCTTGTCGGGCAATTGAGCAAGCAAAGGAACTCAATATTGAAAAACTGGTTATTTTCACAGATAGCATGTTTACAATCAATG GTATCACAAAATGGATCAAATCTTGGAAGAGTAATGGCTGGAAGCCTAGTTCTGGAGGATCAGTAATCAACAAAGAGGACTTTGAAAGACTTGACAAATTGACCTCCGGTATAAATATTGAATGG ATGCATGTGCCAGGTCATGCTGGTTTCACTGGAAATGAAGCAGCAGACTGTCTAGCTAAGGATGGAGCCTCCAAGCCACCATGTTAA